In Camelina sativa cultivar DH55 chromosome 13, Cs, whole genome shotgun sequence, the genomic window ttttctctttatttattatgcATGTAGTAGTTAAACTATGTGATTAATTAATGTTATAAGtacgagtttccatttctctaaATATAGTATTCTTACCTCAGGTCCCACTTCAGTGTCGGCGACTATTACTGCTGTGCAAGAATCTTCGCCGACGCAGTGTAAGTTGTTTTTAACACTCTCTTTTTCACCGCACTCCTCAACATTACTTCCCCATGATGATGGTAAAAACTCCGATGTAAAATCCGAGTCACACCAACTGCTGCAGGATGTGCCGCTGGTGGTGGAGGATCCCGTGGCTGTTCTCGCTGTCTTGGCTGTGTACTGATGAGGTGGAGACAGTTCGAAATGTGATATGTCCTCATGCAGGTCCTTAGACGAGCTCCACCGCACGATGTCTTTAACCCGAACAACAGTGATGCTTGCTTGGTTTTCTGCTTTGTTCTTCGATGTTAACCTCCGAGAGAGGGTCCTTGGTAAGATCCCCGATGGAGCGGATTTAACGGCGTTGGAACGGAGGTTCTTCACGGCGTTAATCACAAACtgcaatgcattggattgtttcCTCTTTGGTATCATTGTGAAAGGGTTGAGAGGAGGCCGTCTGGGCATCGATTTGAACCCGTTTGAGGAACAGGAATTGGAATCTTCCAAGAGACAGTCTTTGAGCATTCTCGGCCTTAGTTCCATCCTGAAACACTTTCTGGCTCAGGTACGCAGCTGACCTTGAAAAACACTGAACTGACGATAAGAAAGTGTcttaagcaaaaagaaaatatcgtCGACGAGGTAAGTGGGCTAGTGAAATGCTTAGGAGTGTTAAGATGTATTTNGTGGGCGACCTTATGGTTGAAGCAAAGTCAACCCATAAGATCTTAAAATCAAATTgtcactttattttatttgattctgttttctctttatttattatgcATGTAGTAGTTAAACTATGTGATTAATTAATGTTATAAGtacgagtttccatttctctaaATATAGTATTCTTACCTCAGGTCCCACTTCAGTGTCGGCGACTATTACTGCTGTGCAAGAATCTTCGCCGACGCAGTGTAAGTTGTTTTTAACACTCTCTTTTTCACCGCACTCCTCAACATTACTTCCCCATGATGATGGTAAAAACTCCGATGTAAAATCCGAGTCACACCAACTGCTGCAGGATGTGCCGCTGGTGGTGGAGGATCCCGTGGCTGTTCTCGCTGTCTTGGCTGTGTACTGATGAGGTGGAGACAGTTCGAAATGTGATATGTCCTCATGCAGGTCCTTAGACGAGCTCCACCGCACGATGTCTTTAACCCGAACAACAGTGATGCTTGCTTGGTTTTCTGCTTTGTTCTTGGATGTTAACCTCCGAGAGAGGGTCCTTGGTAAGATCCCCGATGGTGCGGATTTAACGGCGTTGGAACGGAGGTTCTTCACGGCGTTAATCACAGCCtgcaatgcattggattgtttgGATTGTTTCCTCTTTGGTATCATTTTGAAAGGGTTGAGAGGAGGCCGTCTGGGCATCGATTTGAACCCGTTTGAGGAACAGGAATTGGAATCTTCTAAGAGACAGTCTTTGAGCATTCTCGGCCTTAGTTCCATCCTGAAACACTTTCTGGCTCAGGTACGCAGCTGACCTTGAAAAACACTGAACTGACGATAAGAAAGTGTcttaagcaaaaagaaaatatcgtCGACGAGGTAAGTGGGCTAGTGAAATGCTTAGGAGTGTTAAGATGTATTTATGTGTGGCTGATGTGAGTTTATGGAAAGAGAGACGCAGCTTCTTGATGAAGATCTCAAGATTATAACAGGCTGAGAGAAAGAAAGGAACAGAGTTTTTTTgcttaatataattaattaagttagTTGGTAGAGAATAAGACAAAAGATGTGGGACCTAGGATGTTTCGCTCTACGTGTAGCAAGATTTGGAGCTTCTGCTTATGTGCTTGTtagtttatcattttttaatcGAAACTCAAAAGGTTTGTTGGAGCGTTGCTATATCCTTAGTTCATGTGTCTAGTCACAAGGTACAGTGACCTTGCGATGTCTATTGTAGTCGGTACTGCTAAAGAAAAGTTACTTATTGTTATTAAAAACTTATCACAATTGTGAAAATGAGGTTGTgtgttctttaattttgttgataaatctgttaaaaaaattggtttaccTTATTTCTCACTACATGCTCAGTAAATTTCTGGTTTTTGGTTCTGTGCTCAGCTAAACAGTGAAGGCCATGTGAATGCTCCTATCACTCTCTGACAGGATGCCTCGTGTTTGGGGCTAAGTGTGTGATCAAGGCTACGTTGTTGTTTGTGCGCAGGTTCCCATCACTGATACCCGAAAGGTTTGTCCAGATGCTTGGGTTTAGACGTTTTTCTATTTGACTGCAATTGTTTCTCCAAAACTTTATTTTGTGTAAGACATCCATAAATGTGCGGAGATACTTCGTGCAGACTATAGGATATGCATAGGTTTTGTGGTAGTCGTGGCCAGCGAGAAGAATAAGATGGgctgattgaagagaaagaggcTGTTGAATCATCGGATGGACTAAATGAGATAATTGCGTTGGACTTAACCAGTCTGTCTTCAAAGGTGACGCCGAACGATTACTGGTGAAAAGGTAATGGTTTtattcagtttttctttttgcgtTTTGGCCCTGTAATTCTACCTNGGATGTTAACCTCCGAGAGAGGGTCCTTGGTAAGATCCCCGATGGTGCGGATTTAACGGCGTTGGAACGGAGGTTCTTCACGGCGTTAATCACAGCC contains:
- the LOC109128503 gene encoding uncharacterized protein LOC109128503, producing the protein MPRRPPLNPFKMIPKRKQSKQSNALQAVINAVKNLRSNAVKSAPSGILPRTLSRRLTSKNKAENQASITVVRVKDIVRWSSSKDLHEDISHFELSPPHQYTAKTARTATGSSTTSGTSCSSWCDSDFTSEFLPSSWGSNVEECGEKESVKNNLHCVGEDSCTAVIVADTEVGPEVRILYLEKWKLVLITLINHIV